CAATGTATAGATGTTGAAGATCCACATGCTCTGTCTCGAAGATTTTTTTGTTTATATCTTGAAATATTTCTTTAATGGAATCAGCAAGTACTTCGTTGATGAAGTAGCCGAGAGTACGGTAAGAAGGTGCTTGATGATCCATAAGATACATGAAACGGAGATTGATTTTACACTGATCCTCCAGTTCACGCAATGATATATAGCCATTCGCCATAAATCCAAACAAAACTGTTTTCAGCATGCTGACCGGGTCATACCTGAGTCTTCCTGTATCATGTTGAGGAATATTTTTCAGATATTTCTCCAGTTCGATTTCTCCCATAAATCTATCAAAAGTCAGCACTGGATCACAGATGTCCAAATAATCTTGAATTAGCATTGGCAAAACTGCCTGTTTTGGGTTAGAATAGATTATGTTATTAATTTTCATTGCAAGTTAATTATAACAGAAAGAAAGACCTTGAGTTCATTATAAACTCTTGGTCTTTCTTTTTTGGGGGACTATTCTTTTTTCACAGCCCCTTTTTATTAAGGCAGTGACCATTTATATTCACCCCGGTATTTCTACCGGGGATTTCTTATTAGAACAGCTGGAATCTATCCATTGGAACACCAAAGCATCCTGCGTAACCATCCTGACCATTTTTGGATCATTCCAGTTGCATCCAGTAACCCGCGGAAGCCAGCCTTTTCCCAATACATGTACGCGATATTTAACGGAACCCTTGTTCACGCTAATTGCTACATTTGCAATGCGTCTGCCTCGAATGCCAGCAAAGTCATTTAGATTAACAACAAATGGCAAGATATGGGCAAACCCATTTTCCAGATTATGTGTCTGCAACCACTTTTGATAGAAGGCTGTGTTTGCGTTCTGACTTTACTCTTTCAATTTCTACATCCTGCTGATTCTTCTTCAAATACCACTTGTACACTGATTTCTTAATTTTTTCGTAAAATAATAAGACCTCTAGGGTCTTGCTCTGAATTCCATATAGTTTTTCTTTCAATATTACATATAAAAAATAGGACATGACATAGGTAGAATACAAAGCACGTGTTTGCACGTGTATTTCATCGACACACGTGTTAGTACGTGTTATAATATAGTTATGATAAGGAAAAGTGATACAAAAGATGCCTTTAACATCAAATGAAATGCTTAAACTTCTAAAGGAAATGGATTTGAAGAAATCAATCAAAACGGCTCTCATGTAAAGATAAAAAATTTTGAAAATGGGAGAACAGTAATTGTTCCTTATCACTCCAAAGCTATGAAGAAAGGCTTGGAACAGGCAGTATTAAAACAAGCGAGACTTAGCAGGTTCTTCAAGAAGCATTGATTTCGAAGCTTCAAATAAAATAAGTCTCACTTATAGCATTAATTAATTAATTAAAATCAGGCATATGCTTTATACTATCAAAGAAAGGATGTTATTATATGCCATTATTAAAAAAGGATATTTACACTGTTGAAGACATCTACGCACTTCCCGCTGGACAGCGTGCAGAGCTGATAGATGGTCAAATTTATAATATGGCACCACCAAGCTATCTTCATCAGAGACTTGTAATGGAACTTTCCGCAACAATCCGAGATTATATCAAATCCCACAAAGGATCTTGCGAGGTTTTGCCCGCTCCCTTTGCCGTTTTCCTCAATCAGGACGACCGAAACTATGTAGAACCGGATATCTCCGTTATCTGCGATCCTGATAAGCTAAATGACAAAGGATGCAATGGTGCTCCTGATTTCATTATTGAAATTGTATCACCTAGTAGCCAACGAATGGATTATTTAACCAAGTTATTCAAATACCGCACAGTTGGTGTTCGTGAATATTGGATTGTGAATCCAATGACACAGACGATTCAGACTTACTTTTTCGGTGACCAGGAAGACTTCCATCAATATTCTTTTAATGATGAGATTGCTGTTGGCATCTATGATGATTTGAATATCTGCATTTCAGATTTGCTGAAATAACAAAAACTGCTCCCACACCAATAGAGAACCGTTACCAATATATAGAAAAGCGACTATGCCTCCAGCTTAACCGGAAAGCATAGTCGCTTTTTCTAATCTGTCACATATATTTTACTTTGTTAATCTATCACTCTTTTTACTTTATATAGAGCTATTTATGAAATATTTGTATATCCCATCAATGACTCATCCACAGCCTTCGCTACAGCTCTCCCTTCTGCTATAGCCCATACAACTAAAGACTGTCCTCTGTGCATATCACCTGCTGTAAATATGTTTTTCTTGCTGCTTTCATATTCTCCTGGTTTTGTCGCTACATTGGTTCTATTGGTCAAATCAACACCAAAATCTGATGTTACATACTCTTGACTTCCCAGAAATCCGGCTGCAATTAAAACTATATCTGCCTTTAATTCATGTTCGGTTCCTTTAACTGGCTTGAAGTTCTCAAGTTCTACCGTCTTTACTGCACAAAGCTCGCCTTTTGCATTTTTCAGAAATTCTGTGACCGTTGTTTTAAAAATTCTAGGATCTTTTCCGAATTTATAAATTGCTTCCTCCTGACCATAATCAGTCTTAAGGACTTTCGGCCACTCTGGCCATGGATTATTTTCTGCTCTTTTAAGTGGTGCCGCCGGCATCATCTCAAGCTGGATAACATTTTTTGTACCCAATCTTATAGAAGTTCCGACACAGTCATTTCCTGTATCTCCACCACCGATCACGACAACATTTTTCCCTTTTAAACTGCCAAATGAAAAGTCTTTTGCTTTTATTACCTTTTCATCATCGTAGTCATTATCCATTAATTTTTTGCTTACTTCTGACAAAAAATCAACTGCAAAATAAATGCCTTTCGCATCTCTTCCCGGTGCATTGATATCTCTTGGATTGGATGCCCCACAACAGAGTATAACTCTGTCATAGGCTTTTACCAAATCCTTTCCTTTTATATCTTTACCCACATTTACACCGCATTTAAATTCTATTCCTGCATTCTCCATAAGCTGCACACGTCTGTCTATGCTTCTCTTATCAAGCTTCATATTCGGAATTCCATATCGAAGCAATCCACCTACACGATCTTTTCTCTCGTATACTGTGACACTATGTCCTCTTCTATTTAAAAGCAGTGCGGCTGTCAGTCCGGCAGGTCCGCTGCCTACTATTGCAATTTTCTTTCCAGTTCTTACCTCTGGTTCCTTTTCTTCTACCAGTCCATTTTCGAAAGCATAATCTATAATTGCTCTCTCGTTACTTTTTGTAGCAACAGGCTGTTCATATATGCCCTGTGTACATGCCGCCTCACAAAGTGCAGGACACACTCTTGATGTAAATTCCGGAAAACAATGTGTCTTGCTAAGTCTATAATATGCCTGCTCAAGATTTCCCATACTAACCAGATCATTTGTCTCTGGAACCAAATTGTGGAGTGGGCATCCTGATGCCATTCCAGCTATCATTGTTCCTGCCTGACAAAAAGGTATCCCGCATGACATACATCTTTTAGCTTCGCATATCTGTTCTTCCTGTGGAAGACCCTTATGAAATTCTTCAAAATTCTGTATTCTTAATTCTACGCTAACTGTCTCTCCCATAATCGTCTCCACCTCCTTATGCATTTTCTTTCTGACTTTTATAAAAAGCTTCTATCTGTGCTTCTTTGATGCTCATTCCGTGCTCGATAAAATCTTCTGTGTACTGAACGATTTTTTTGTAATCGGAAGGAATGATTTTTTTAAATTTTGGAAGATATTCGTCAAAGTTATCTAAAATCAATTTTGCTTTTGCAGAACCTGTGTATTTAGCATGATTTTCAAGAAGCTTTTTGAGTTCTTCTCTGTCAGACTTATGCTCTATGCTTTCCATCAGAACCATCTCTTTGTTCAGGTTTCTATAAAGCGAATTATTTTCATCCAACACATATGCGATTCCACCGCTCATACCTGCTGCAAAATTCTTTCCTGTAGGTCCAATGATCACTGCGACACCACCGGTCATATATTCACAACCATGTTCTCCTACGCCTTCTACTACTGTTTTGGCACCTGAGTTACGTACACAGAATCTTTCTCCTGCCATTCCACCTACGTAAGCTTCACCGGATGTTGCTCCATAAAGAGCTACATTTCCAACAATAATATTTTCCTGAGGATTATATGCTGCATCAGCCGGAGTTTTTACTATAAGTTTTCCTCCAGAGAGACCTTTTCCAAAATAGTCATTGCTGTCTCCCACCAGATTAAGTGTCAGTCCTGCCGGGATAAATGCACCGAAGCTCTGACCTCCAGATCCTTTACAGTTTACAGTAATTGTATCTGCTTTAAGACCATCGTGATGATGTCTTGTAATTTCAGAACCGATAAGAGTACCAAATGCTCTGTCTGTATTTATTACATCTACACCTACAACGGTCGGTTCTCCCTTTATTACTGCATCCATGAATTTGCGGTTCTTTGTCATCAGAAGTTTATCTTTCTTCTCATCCAGCTTGAAATCATAATAGCTCTTATCGTGGAAATCTGCTGAAACCGCACCGGAATCTCCAAGAATGGCGCTAACATCAATTTTAGCCTCCACTCCGCTAAGATCCGTTCTTTTTCTCAATAAATCTGTTCTTCCGACCAGCTCATCTACACTCTTTACACCTAATTTTGCCATATATTCACGGAGTTCCTGTGCGATAAAACGCATAAAGTTCTCTACATATTCAGGTTTTCCCATGAATCGTTTTCTTAACTCAGGATTCTGTGTAGCCACACCCATTGGACATGTATCAAGATTACATACTCTCATCATTACGCAGCCTAATGTTACCAATGGTGCTGTTGCAAAGCCGTATTCCTCAGCTCCCAAAATTGCAGCAATTGCTACATCTCTTCCGCTCATGAGCTTTCCATCTGTTTCCACTACAACTCTGTTTCGAAGTCCGTTCTGGATAAGCGTCTGGTGTGTTTCTGCCAATCCCAGCTCCCAAGGCAATCCTGCATTATGGATTGAACTTATAGGAGCGGCTCCTGTTCCTCCATCATAACCTGAGATAAGAATAACGCCTGCTCCGGCCTTTGCTACACCGGCTGCGATTGTTCCCACTCCTGTTTCAGATACCAGTTTCACAGAAATTCTGGCCGCATCATTGGCATTTTTCAAATCATAGATCAATTGTGCCAAATCTTCGATCGAATAAATATCGTGATGTGGCGGTGGTGAAATAAGGCTTACTCCCGGTGTTGAATGTCTTGTTTTTGCGATCCATGGATATACCTTCTTACCAGGCAAATGTCCACCTTCTCCTGGTTTAGCACCCTGAGCCATCTTAATCTGAATTTCTCTTGCACTGCTTAAGTATCGGCTTGTAACACCAAATCTTCCACTTGCTACCTGCTTGATAGCCGAGCTTCTGTCTTCTTTACTTCCAGCACTTTCCAGTCTTTCATCGCTCTCTCCACCTTCACCACTGTTTGATTTACCATGTAAATGATTCATCGCAATAGCTAATGCTTCATGTGCTTCCTCAGAAATTGAGCCATATGACATCGCACCTGTTTTAAATCTCTTTACGATCTCATCAACGCTTTCAACTTCTTCTAATGCCACTCCCTTTTCAGGGTAAGCAAATTCCATAAGACTTCTGATATATCCTGTCTGCTCTCCGTCTACCATTTTGGTATATTCTTTAAATTTTTCATAGTCGCCCTCTCTTGTAGCCATCTGCAGCATATGAATTGTTGCAGGATTATATCTATGGCTCTCTCCCTGGGAGCGCATTTTATGTCTTCCTAAAGAATCAATAGACATATCTGTAGCCAGACCTAATGGATCAAATGCCTGTGAATGTTGTTTGTCTGTATTCTGTGCAATATCATCCAATGTAATTCCGCCGATTCTTGAAACTGTTCCTGCGAAATATTTATCTATTACACTCTTATCTATACCTAAAGCTTCAAAAATTCTGCTGCCTTGATATGACTGCAATGTAGAAATTCCCATTTTAGAGGCAATTTTTACTATCCCCTGAAGAATTGCATTATCATAATCTGAAACTGCTGCATAATAGTCTTTTTCTAAGAGACCGTCCTCTATCTGCTCTTTTATAGACGCATGAGCCAGATACGGATTGATTGCGCATGCTCCATATCCCAAAAGTGTAGCAAAATGATGCACAAGACAAGGCTCTGCAGTCTCAATTATAAGTGACATAGCCATACATTTTTTTGTCTGAACCAAATGATTGTGAACTGCAGCCACAGCTAACAGTGAAGGAATAGCTACATGATTTTCATCTACTCCTCTGTCTGACAAAATGAGCACAGTAGCTCCATCACGATACACTCTGTCCACTTCAACAAACAGATGATCAAGCGCTCTGTCCAATGGAGTGCTCTTATAGAAAAGTGTAGAAACCTTCTCTACTTTAAGTCCATCCTGGTTGAGTTTTGAAATCTTTAATAAATCAAGATCAGACAAAATCGGATTCTTTACCTTTAACACCTTACAGTTAGAAGGTTTTTCTGATAAAAGTTCTCCATTTTTTCCAATATATACTGTAGTAGCTGTCACGATTTTTTCTCTGGCAGCATCAATAGGAGGGTTTGTAACCTGAGCAAACAATTGTTTGAAATAGTAAAATAATGGCTGATAATGTTTTGAGAGTACTGCAATCGGTGTATCAATTCCCATCGCACCTACATGCTCTGCACCATTTGTAGCCATAGCCTTTATCTCATCCTTGTAATCTTCATAGCTATAACCAAATGCTTTTTGCAGTCTTACCAATTCTTCCTTTGTATAGGAAGGTACTTTTTCATTCGGAATTTTTAAATCCTTCAACTTGCAAAGATTCGAATCCAGCCATTCACCATAAGGCTCTCTTCCTGCGTACTTATCCTTAAGCTCTGCATCCGAAACAATTCTTCCCTCTCTTGTATCTACAAGCAGCATTTTTCCCGGGTGAAGACGCTCTTTTCTTAAAATGTGTTTTTCATCCAAAGGAAGAACACCGACCTCTGATGAAAGAATAAGTCTGTCATCATCCATTACATAGTAACGTGAAGGACGCAGACCATTTCTGTCAAGGATTGCTCCCATAACATCACCATCAGAAAAAAGGATCGAAGCAGGTCCATCCCAAGGCTCCATCATTGTTGCATAATATTGGTAGAAATCTCTTTCCTTCTGTGTAATTGTATCGTTGTGTTCCCATGGCTCCGGAATTAAAATCATTGCTGCAAGTGCCGGATCCATTCCACCCATAATCATAAATTCCAGTGCATTATCAAGCATCGCTGAATCGGATCCGGATGTTGATATAACAGGCAATACCTTTGTCAGCTCTTCATCTGTGAAGCAACTTGTATGAATCGTTTCTTCTCTTGCCAGCATCTTATCAACATTACTCTTAATCGTGTTTATTTCCCCGTTATGTACTACCAGACGGTTTGGATGTGCACGAAGCCAGCTTGGATTTGTATTTGTAGAAAATCTTGAATGTACCATCGCTATCGCTGACTCATAATCTGCATCTAACAAATCAAGGAAAAATGTTCTAAGCTGACCAACCAAAAACATTCCCTTGTAAACAATCGTTCTGCAAGACAATGATGGCACATATGTATTATCGTTACTCTGTTCAAAAACACGTCTGATAACATACAGTTTTCTGTCAAAGTCCTGATCATTCTCCATACCTTGTGGTCTTTTGATAAATGCCTGATAGATTGCCGGACAGCTTTCCAAAGCCTTCTGTCCTAGTACAGTCTCTCTGGTAGAAACCTTTCTCCATCCCAGAAACTGCTGTCCTTCTTTTTCTACAATTATTTCAAACATTTTCATAGCCTGACTTCTTTTTAACTCATTCTGTGGGAAAAAGAACATACCTACTGCATATTCTCTTGCTCCACCAATCGTTATATTCGAATCAGATAATACTTTTTTAAAGAATTTATGAGGAATCTGGGTAAGGATTCCTACTCCGTCACCCGTCTTTCCCTCTCCGTCTTTACCGGCTCTGTGCTCTAAATTTTCTACAATTTTTAAAGCATCATCTACAATTGAGTGGCTCTGCACTCCTTTTATATTTACAACGGTACCAATACCGCAATTATCATGTTCAAACGATGGGTCATATAAGCTTCTTTGATTCATACTATTGTTCCTCTTTCATTTCCACTTTTTTTCACTCATTTAATCGTACTATAAACCACTCTCGCCATAATTTGATAAAACTCTGGCAGATGGGTCATCCACATCGCAACCCTCCCACGCTTTATTCGGCATCCAGAAATCTACAACCATTTCGGCCTGTCCCGGATAATACTCTTCAAAAATTTCTCTGTATAAAAGAGATTCTTTTGTGAAAGGCTTTGCAAAAGAATATTTCTTAATCTTCTCATTGTATTCTTCGTCACTGTATTTTTCCTGTGCATACTCTTTGAGATAATCAACCATTGAATGTCCTACTGCATCAGAAAATGCAGCCTTCTCTCTCATAAGTATAGATTCCGGAAGGTAATCTCCCTCAAATGCATGTCTAAGCAAATATTTTCCTTTATTGTACTTATTCATTTTCATTTCCGGATCAATACTCATTACATACTCTACAAAATCCAAATCACCAAATGGCACTCTGGCCTCCATTGAGTTTGATGATATACATCTGTCTGCTCTCAAAACATCATACATATAAAGCTCTCTTATACGTTTTGCTGACTCTTCCTGAAAGCTCTTTGCATCTGGTGCAAAATCTGTATATTTATATCCAAATAATTCGTCTGAAATTTCTCCTGTTAAAAGCACTCTGACATCTGTCGTATTATGAATTGCTTTGCAGATTAGATACATTCCGATGCTTGCACGGATTGTGGTAATATCATAGGTTCCTAATACTGATATTACTTCTTTCAAAGCTCCTAATACTTCTTCCTTTGTAATAATGATTTCCGTATGTTCACTTCCGATATAGTCCGCTACTTCTTTGGCATATTTTAAATCAATTGCATCCGTACTCATACCAATCGCATATGTCTTTATTGTTTTTTTCAATAATTTTGCTGACACCGCACATACCAAAGAACTGTCGAGACCTCCACTTAACAAGAAACCAAGCGGTGCATCAGCATCCAATCTCTTCTCTATGCCTGCGATTAATTTTTCTTTAATTTTGTGACATGCAGTTTCCAGATCATCTTTACTTACTGCCTTTACCTCCGTCATATCTCTATATGAAATGAACTCGCCATCCTTATAATAATGTCCCGGAGGGAATGGATAAATTTTATCTACTATACCTACTAAATTTTTTGCTTCACTGGCAAAAATGATTTCTCCCTCTTTTGGATATCCATAGAAAAGTGGTCTGATTCCGATAGGGTCTCTTGCTGCTATCAGATTTTTTGTTTCTGCATCATAGATGATACAAGCAAACTCAGCATCAAGCTTTCTAAACATTTCGACACCGTATTTTTCATACAACGGAAGTAATATCTCGCAATCTGAATCACTTTTAAATTCGTATTCTTTTTCTAATTCTTTCTTTATCTTTCTAAAACCATAAATTTCACCATTGCAGACTACCTTGTTATTCTTACAAGAGAATGGCTGCATACCTTCCTCTGTAAGCCCCATAATTGCCAATCTTTCAAAACCCAGAGTCACATCCCCAACTTTTTCAATCCTTTGCATATCAGGTCCACGTGAAATAGTTTTGTCAAAATGTTCTTTAATCTGTTCTTCTGTAAGAGATTCACCCTTATATCCTGTTATTGAGCACATATCGTTTTCACCATTTCTTTCTCGTTCTGTTGATTATAATAAAGAATGTGCTTTGCACATTCCGGCACCTGCGGCGGTCGCTTGCGACATCTACATTGTACGACGCAGTGTGCATCCTGCCGGAGGCTTTTTATTACATAGGAAATAAAATTTTCTATGTAATAAAAAAAGACGCCTTGAGCCATTTAGCTCAAAGCGCCTTTGCTTTTTTATGATTTGTAATATAATCCTTTTATTTTTATTTGTCAATAATTAATTTTAAAAATTTACAGATAAATTATTCTAATACAAACAGAATAACTACAAATAAAATTGCAGAAACTATCAATATGGACAATATTTACACACATTATTACTATTCTTTCCGAATCCTTTCAACAATGCTCTCCCGACTCATCTTTTCAAACTGATACTTTGGTATCACATACGCAATCCCAACCAAAATCGGAATCATAAGCACGCATGGCACTATCGTAAGATGCAGTCGGAAGAAAAATGCCGTACCGAGCGTATTTGCTAAAATCTGCTTTGCTCCAAACACAACTAGCAATACTGCAATCACAAATGCGCCTCCCAAATATAGGAATCCTTCAGCCACCAACATTTTCGATATCTGCTTTTTCGTCATTCCCACAACTTCCAAAAGTGCCAGTTCTTTTTTTCTACTAATTACAGAAGTTGCTGTTGTATTAAAGAAATTCATAATGCCAATGAAGGATAAAATAATGACAAGAAAACTACCGATCATATAATATTTACTGACATACCGCTGAAAACTTTCTTTCATATCCAATACAGAAAACACATTGATCATTTCATTTTCTTTCAAAACATTTTCATCAATGTATTCTTTTATCTGCTTATCCGCTCCTTTCTTTGCATCGATAGAAGCATACATTGCTGATTGATTTCCTGTCTGGGTGATATACTCTTCTTCTGGGACCATTACTGTAATATAAACAATATCTGCATACGGATAATCCAGGGAATATGGCATCAGTGCTTCTCCAATGACTTCGTAATCTTTTTGGTTTCCATTTTTGTACTCCATCTGAAAAACATCCCCAGTCTGATAATAAGAAACCGGATGCTCTGCATATTTATCACCATAATCTACAAGCACATAATTTCCGCTTTTAAATGTATCCCAAGAGCATTTTTCCCCTCTCCATTCTAATTTGTCAAACACTGACTCGCTGATTCCGAGGAAATGAACACTTACTGTATTGGAAGCCTTTGCCTCTTCCCAAACCTGTTCTTCATAATCGTTCCAGTTCTCTTCATATTTATCTGCAAATGCTTCCCATGTTTTCAGAAGTTCCGGCTCCATCTTGTGGGTTTCCTCCGAATAATACACATATCCTGTCTTAGCACTATCAGGACATTCGTCCAGAATCTCTTTGATTTCAGGTGTAATACCGTTAAAATTCGTATTTGACAAACTTCCCGTCATCTGATCCAGTTGAAAATCGGAAGCTAAAAACACTTTTCGGTAAGAATCAAAATCATATCCCTGCACCAGCATCACGATACAGTTTACCACCACCATAGAAAGAGCGATAGAAAGCATAACAATCAATCCCTTTTTCCAATTTCGTAACACATTTTGAACTGCCATCCCCCACCAGGTTACAGAAGTATTCTTTTTTATTTTCCTATGTGACTGCTCTCCTTCTGCCAAACGCAGAGCTTCCACAGGAGATACACTTTCTACCATTTTACAAGCCTGCAAACTAGAGAGATACACCGTCAAAAGCGTCAAAAGTATCGCTGCAAGAAAAATCAAAGGATTCGCTGATACTACTGTCTGAGCCGTTTTTCCTGCCTGTGCACTAATTGCAGCATCTGCATTCAAGGACGGAGCCATACAAAGACCTGAAAGATAACCACAAAGCAATCCGATTGGAATACCAATAGCTGATAACCTCCACGCCTGCATACGTACAATTTTCTTCAACTGCTTTCCCGTTGTCCCCACATTCTTTAACAATCCGTAAGCCCGGATATCCGTTTTCACAGAAATGTTAAAGATATTATAGATAATCAGGTATCCGGCTAATATGACAAATAGAATCATTACAATTAAGGAAGAAAATGAAAAAGAATCCTCTTCAAAGAGATTATATGCCGGATTGACTTCCATTCCTGTCCCAGCTTTCGTAAATCCCGCTTTCTTAGATATCTTTTCCGTTTTCTTTTCCAGATTCCAAAGGTTCTTGTACCAGACAGAATACTCTTTTCCTCCATTGTAGATGCCATTTTCTAATTCTTCCTGCGTAACGGGATAACGATTCTCCTTTGCATAGTCTTTTGATACCCAGACCATCTGACCTAAAACAGCTTTATCCCCCTGCCAGAATCCACATATCTGAAACGTATCTGTCTTATATTGTTTCAGCATGGGATTTACTTCCCAGGTCAGCGTTACTTCTTCCCCAATCTTTGGTGTAACTCCCAGAGA
This Ruminococcus hominis DNA region includes the following protein-coding sequences:
- a CDS encoding ABC transporter permease, with the protein product MVKVENKETLRLLTRRFMKMNRARNVIAVIAIMLTSLLFTSLFVGSVSMILSKRATEIKQFMDSAHAIAQNLSEEDAKRLQQTIEQSEDVKRYGSGIFLGAGMDERFGFSVEVRYADENMAESFNCLPTTGRLPEKENEVALSSTILESLGVTPKIGEEVTLTWEVNPMLKQYKTDTFQICGFWQGDKAVLGQMVWVSKDYAKENRYPVTQEELENGIYNGGKEYSVWYKNLWNLEKKTEKISKKAGFTKAGTGMEVNPAYNLFEEDSFSFSSLIVMILFVILAGYLIIYNIFNISVKTDIRAYGLLKNVGTTGKQLKKIVRMQAWRLSAIGIPIGLLCGYLSGLCMAPSLNADAAISAQAGKTAQTVVSANPLIFLAAILLTLLTVYLSSLQACKMVESVSPVEALRLAEGEQSHRKIKKNTSVTWWGMAVQNVLRNWKKGLIVMLSIALSMVVVNCIVMLVQGYDFDSYRKVFLASDFQLDQMTGSLSNTNFNGITPEIKEILDECPDSAKTGYVYYSEETHKMEPELLKTWEAFADKYEENWNDYEEQVWEEAKASNTVSVHFLGISESVFDKLEWRGEKCSWDTFKSGNYVLVDYGDKYAEHPVSYYQTGDVFQMEYKNGNQKDYEVIGEALMPYSLDYPYADIVYITVMVPEEEYITQTGNQSAMYASIDAKKGADKQIKEYIDENVLKENEMINVFSVLDMKESFQRYVSKYYMIGSFLVIILSFIGIMNFFNTTATSVISRKKELALLEVVGMTKKQISKMLVAEGFLYLGGAFVIAVLLVVFGAKQILANTLGTAFFFRLHLTIVPCVLMIPILVGIAYVIPKYQFEKMSRESIVERIRKE